The proteins below are encoded in one region of Pseudomonas entomophila L48:
- the lolA gene encoding outer membrane lipoprotein chaperone LolA — MRAIRMLLVSALAMGAVSAHADEKDVARLTQLLEKSQTITARFSQLTLDASGTSLQEANGEMAVKRPGLFYWHTDAPQEQVVVSDGQKVTLWDPDLEQATIKKLDVRLSQTPALLLSGDVSKISQSFDISSKEQGEVTDFTLKPKTKDTLFDSLRVSFRKGLINDMQLVDSVGQRTNILFNGVKANEAIPASKFKFDVPKGADVIQE; from the coding sequence ATGCGCGCGATTCGCATGCTGTTGGTTTCTGCCCTGGCCATGGGCGCCGTGTCGGCACATGCCGACGAGAAAGACGTGGCTCGCCTCACCCAGCTGCTGGAAAAGTCCCAGACCATTACCGCGCGTTTCTCCCAGCTGACCCTGGACGCCAGCGGCACCAGCCTGCAGGAAGCCAACGGCGAGATGGCGGTCAAGCGCCCGGGGCTGTTCTACTGGCACACCGACGCACCCCAGGAGCAGGTGGTGGTTTCCGATGGCCAGAAGGTCACCCTGTGGGACCCGGACCTGGAACAGGCCACCATCAAGAAGCTCGATGTACGCCTGAGCCAGACGCCGGCGCTACTGCTCTCGGGTGATGTGTCGAAGATCAGCCAGAGCTTCGACATCAGCTCGAAGGAGCAGGGCGAAGTGACCGACTTCACCCTCAAGCCGAAGACCAAGGACACCCTGTTCGATTCGCTGCGGGTGTCGTTCCGCAAAGGCCTGATCAATGACATGCAACTGGTCGACAGTGTCGGCCAGCGCACCAACATCCTGTTCAACGGGGTCAAGGCCAACGAAGCCATCCCGGCGAGCAAGTTCAAGTTCGATGTCCCGAAAGGCGCGGACGTCATCCAGGAGTAA